TTGAAAAGCCGCTTACTATTGATTTGAAAGAGTCGCTTGAAATTAAATCAATCATGGAACAAAACCAAACCATTTGCCAAGTAGGGTTTATGCGACGATTTGACCCTGCGTATGATGCTGCCAAAAAAAGAATCGCGGCGGGTGATATTGGAGAACCGATATATTTCCGTGGGATATCGCGTGACCCAGTTGCTCCACACGAATCGTTTGTTAAACATAGTGGTGGATTATTTATCGACGTTTCGATTCATGATTTTGATATTGCGCGGTATTTAATGAATTCAGAGATACAAAATGTAAGCGCTAACGGAAAGGTGCTAAAATACCCATTTATGGAGAAATACAATGATGTTGATCAAGCCCTAACTTATATTGAGTTTACTTCAGGTGCAGCTGGAGATGTAGAGGCAAGCCGGAATGCTTATTATGGCTATGACATTCGAGCAGAAGTGATTGGGAGAGAAGGGTCCATCTTTATTGGAAACCTTCGTCAGCATGATATCCAGATTTTAACCAAAGCAGGCAATACACATGATATCCTGCCAGATTTCCCAACTAGATTTACTGATGCCTACACACTTGAATTAGAGGACTTTTTTAAAGTGGTTTTAGAAAAAGCAGTTCCGCGTGTGACGGTTGAAGATGGGGTAAAGGCATTAGAGATTGCTTATGCAGCTAGGGAATCTTATCATTCAGGCAATAAAGTGGAAGTTTAAGGGGTAACTATTGGTTAAGTTGTGATAATTAATTGATGTTTTTATAATGTTTTTTTCAAAAGAAGATAAAAAAAGTTCAAAAAAGTGTTGATGTGTTGGTACTAAATGGATATAATCAAAATAAGAAAACGCTTACTTCGCCTATATAGAGGCAGTTAAGGAAAGGGGTCTGTCCATGGTAGCTCATGCAGGGAGCCTTCTCGAAATGAAAGGAATTAAAAAAAGCTTTGGCTCAAACCACGTATTAAAAGGGATTGACTTGGATGTCAAAGCGGCTGAGGTACATGTTTTATTAGGGGAGAACGGTGCTGGGAAGTCCACTTTCATTAAAATACTAACTGGTGCGTATGAAAAGGATGCTGGAGAGATCTA
This Metabacillus endolithicus DNA region includes the following protein-coding sequences:
- the iolG gene encoding inositol 2-dehydrogenase; this translates as MTKKVLTAVFGLGRLGYWHALNVAKSRNAELVSICDVNLESAQKVAADLEVPKFTTNPDEIFQDDTIEAVVIASPTNTHFDLLKRASETGKAIFVEKPLTIDLKESLEIKSIMEQNQTICQVGFMRRFDPAYDAAKKRIAAGDIGEPIYFRGISRDPVAPHESFVKHSGGLFIDVSIHDFDIARYLMNSEIQNVSANGKVLKYPFMEKYNDVDQALTYIEFTSGAAGDVEASRNAYYGYDIRAEVIGREGSIFIGNLRQHDIQILTKAGNTHDILPDFPTRFTDAYTLELEDFFKVVLEKAVPRVTVEDGVKALEIAYAARESYHSGNKVEV